A genome region from Gadus macrocephalus chromosome 15, ASM3116895v1 includes the following:
- the mark1 gene encoding serine/threonine-protein kinase MARK1 isoform X6 has protein sequence MSTRTPLPTVNERDTENHSSDGFVEPPVPPTKSASRHSLPRCRNSLTSTEEHPHIGNYRLLKTIGKGNFAKVKLARHVLTGREVAVKIIDKTQLNPTSLQKLFREVRIMKILNHPNIVKLFEVIETEKTLYLVMEYASGGEVFDYLVAHGRMKEKEARAKFRQIVSAVQYCHQRRIVHRDLKAENLLLDADMNIKIADFGFSNEFTLGSKLDTFCGSPPYAAPELFQGKKYDGPEVDVWSLGVILYTLVSGSLPFDGQNLKELRERVLRGKYRIPFYMSTDCENLLKKLLVLNPVKRGSLEHPVHSSLFNLKTSSTCIPPPPPPPQIMKDHWMNVGHEEEELKPYTEPETDFNDGARIELMITMGFPKDEITESLLGQKYDDVMATYLLLGRKAPEFEGSEPLAAGVLGQRQRPNSDINNSSSVSPAHPKVTRSISANQKQRRYSDHVGPSVPPAAAYSKRGQALSVESDHREEWDGARRLELNTSKGDVPASPLGVQERKKTTSAVGTNGSMTRRNTYVCERSSTDRYSAAIPNGKDSSLTEVSGSTPSTAPSSTRPRHTKSMSASGHPSKSTLPPIEDNTELKASSSPRGPSSSPSAHSISTPEKNRFPRGTTSRSTFHGAQLRDRRSATYNGPPASPTLSHDTGALAQQRRGTSTGIIGKITSKFVRRVPSEGEASARSETPRSASGDSKDEAGRDSKPRSLRFTWSMKTTSSMEPADMMREIRKVLDANSCDYEQRERFLLFCVHGDARQDNLVQWEMEVCKLPRLSLNGVRFKRISGTSIAFKNIACKIANELKL, from the exons ATGTCGACTAGAACGCCATTGCCGACTGTGAATGAACGTGATACTGAGAAT CACTCGTCGGACGGCTTCGTGGAGCCCCCCGTCCCGCCCACCAAGTCGGCCAGCCGCCACAGCCTGCCGCGATGCCGAAACTCCCTGACCTCCACCGAGGAGCACCCCCACATCGGCAACTACCGGCTCCTCAAGACCATCGGCAAGGGGAACTTCGCCAAGGTCAAGCTCGCGCGGCACGTCCTCACAGGCCGAGAG gtggctGTGAAGATCATAGACAAGACCCAGCTGAACCCCACTAGTCTACAGAAG CTGTTCAGGGAAGTCCGAATAATGAAGATACTGAATCATCCAAACATCG TGAAGTTGTTTGAAGTGATTGAGACGGAGAAGACTCTGTACTTGGTGATGGAGTACGCCAGCGGCG GAGAGGTATTTGACTACTTGGTGGCCCACGGACGGATGAAAGAGAAGGAAGCCAGGGCCAAGTTCCGACAG ATTGTGTCTGCAGTGCAGTACTGTCACCAGAGGAGGATCGTGCACAGGGATCTGAAG gcaGAGAACCTGCTTCTCGACGCCGACATGAACATCAAGATCGCGGACTTCGGCTTCAGCAACGAGTTCACGCTGGGAAGCAAGCTGGACACCTTCTGCGGCTCCCCCCCCTACGCCGCCCCGGAGCTCTTCCAGGGGAAGAAGTACGACGGGCCCGAGGTGGACGTCTGGAGCCTGGGGGTCATCCTGTACACGCTGGTCAGCGGCTCGCTGCCCTTCGACGGGCAGAACCTCAAG gaGCTGAGGGAAAGGGTCCTGAGGGGGAAGTATCGCATCCCTTTCTACATGTCCACCGACTGTGAAAACCTGCTGAAGAAACTGCTGGTGCTCAACCCCGTCAAGAGAGGCAGTTTAGAG CATCCAGTCCACTCTTCTCTGTTTAACCTCAAAACATCCAGTACATgtatacctccaccaccaccaccaccg CAAATCATGAAAGACCACTGGATGAACGTGGGCcacgaggaagaggagctgaAGCCCTACACGGAGCCCGAGACCGACTTCAACGACGGAGCAAGGATAG AGCTGATGATAACCATGGGCTTCCCTAAAGATGAGATCACAGAGTCTCTGCTGGGCCAGAAgtatgatgatgtcatggccaCCTACCTTCTGCTTGGCCGGAAAGCTCCAGAG TTCGAGGGCAGCGAGCCCCTGGCCGCCGGCGTGCTTGGTCAGCGCCAGCGGCCCAACAGCGACATCAACAACAGCTCCAGCGTCTCGCCCGCCCACCCCAAGGTCACGCGCAGCATCTCGGCCAATCAGAAGCAGCGGCGCTACAGCGATCATG TGGGTCCGTCCGTGCCCCCGGCGGCGGCCTACTCGAAGCGCGGCCAGGCGCTGAGCGTGGAGAGCGACCACCGGGAGGAGTGGGACGGGGCGCGCCGGCTGGAGCTCAACACCTCCAAGGGTGACGTCCCCGCCTCACCACTAGGGGtgcaggagaggaagaagaccaCCAGCGCCGTCGGG ACAAATGGCTCGATGACGAGGAGGAacacgtatgtgtgtgagagatccTCCACTGACCGCTACTCTGCCGCCATCCCCAATGGCAAGGACAGCAG tCTGACGGAGGTTTCTGGAAGCACCCCATCGACCGCTCCCAGTTCCACGCGTCCCCGCCACACCAAGTCCATGTCTGCGTCGGGGCACCCCTCCAAGAGCACCCTGCCCCCCATAGAGGACAACACCGAGCTCAAGGCCAG CTCCTCACCGCGGGGCCCCTCCAGCTCCCCGTCGGCCCACAGCATCAGCACCCCGGAGAAGAACCGCTTCCCGCGCGGCACCACCAGCCGCAGCACCTTCCACGGGGCCCAGCTCCGGGACCGCCGCAGCGCCACCTACAACGGGCCCCCGGCCTCGCCCACCCTCTCCCACGACACGGGGGCCCTCGCCCAGCAGCGCAGGGGCACCTCCACCGGCATCATCGGCAAGATCACCTCCAAGTTCGTGCGCAG GGTGCCTAGTGAGGGAGAGGCGAGTGCCAGGAGTGAAACACCGAG aaGTGCGTCGGGGGACAGTAAGGACGAGGCGGGCCGGGACTCCAAGCCGCGCTCGCTGCGCTTCACCTGGAGTATGAAGACCACGTCCTCCATGGAGCCCGCCGACATGATGCGGGAGATCCGCAAGGTGCTGGACGCCAACAGCTGCGACTACGAGCAGCGCGAGCGCTTCCTGCTGTTCTGCGTGCACGGCGACGCGCGCCAGGACAACCTGGTGCAGTGGGAGATGGAGGTGTGCAAGCTGCCCCGCCTCTCGCTCAACGGCGTGCGCTTCAAGCGGATATCGGGCACGTCCATCGCCTTCAAGAACATCGCCTGCAAAATCGCCAACGAGCTCAAACTGTGA
- the mark1 gene encoding serine/threonine-protein kinase MARK1 isoform X7 — translation MSTRTPLPTVNERDTENHSSDGFVEPPVPPTKSASRHSLPRCRNSLTSTEEHPHIGNYRLLKTIGKGNFAKVKLARHVLTGREVAVKIIDKTQLNPTSLQKLFREVRIMKILNHPNIVKLFEVIETEKTLYLVMEYASGGEVFDYLVAHGRMKEKEARAKFRQIVSAVQYCHQRRIVHRDLKAENLLLDADMNIKIADFGFSNEFTLGSKLDTFCGSPPYAAPELFQGKKYDGPEVDVWSLGVILYTLVSGSLPFDGQNLKELRERVLRGKYRIPFYMSTDCENLLKKLLVLNPVKRGSLEQIMKDHWMNVGHEEEELKPYTEPETDFNDGARIELMITMGFPKDEITESLLGQKYDDVMATYLLLGRKAPEFEGSEPLAAGVLGQRQRPNSDINNSSSVSPAHPKVTRSISANQKQRRYSDHVGPSVPPAAAYSKRGQALSVESDHREEWDGARRLELNTSKGDVPASPLGVQERKKTTSAVGTNGSMTRRNTYVCERSSTDRYSAAIPNGKDSSLTEVSGSTPSTAPSSTRPRHTKSMSASGHPSKSTLPPIEDNTELKASSSPRGPSSSPSAHSISTPEKNRFPRGTTSRSTFHGAQLRDRRSATYNGPPASPTLSHDTGALAQQRRGTSTGIIGKITSKFVRRVPSEGEASARSETPRSASGDSKDEAGRDSKPRSLRFTWSMKTTSSMEPADMMREIRKVLDANSCDYEQRERFLLFCVHGDARQDNLVQWEMEVCKLPRLSLNGVRFKRISGTSIAFKNIACKIANELKL, via the exons ATGTCGACTAGAACGCCATTGCCGACTGTGAATGAACGTGATACTGAGAAT CACTCGTCGGACGGCTTCGTGGAGCCCCCCGTCCCGCCCACCAAGTCGGCCAGCCGCCACAGCCTGCCGCGATGCCGAAACTCCCTGACCTCCACCGAGGAGCACCCCCACATCGGCAACTACCGGCTCCTCAAGACCATCGGCAAGGGGAACTTCGCCAAGGTCAAGCTCGCGCGGCACGTCCTCACAGGCCGAGAG gtggctGTGAAGATCATAGACAAGACCCAGCTGAACCCCACTAGTCTACAGAAG CTGTTCAGGGAAGTCCGAATAATGAAGATACTGAATCATCCAAACATCG TGAAGTTGTTTGAAGTGATTGAGACGGAGAAGACTCTGTACTTGGTGATGGAGTACGCCAGCGGCG GAGAGGTATTTGACTACTTGGTGGCCCACGGACGGATGAAAGAGAAGGAAGCCAGGGCCAAGTTCCGACAG ATTGTGTCTGCAGTGCAGTACTGTCACCAGAGGAGGATCGTGCACAGGGATCTGAAG gcaGAGAACCTGCTTCTCGACGCCGACATGAACATCAAGATCGCGGACTTCGGCTTCAGCAACGAGTTCACGCTGGGAAGCAAGCTGGACACCTTCTGCGGCTCCCCCCCCTACGCCGCCCCGGAGCTCTTCCAGGGGAAGAAGTACGACGGGCCCGAGGTGGACGTCTGGAGCCTGGGGGTCATCCTGTACACGCTGGTCAGCGGCTCGCTGCCCTTCGACGGGCAGAACCTCAAG gaGCTGAGGGAAAGGGTCCTGAGGGGGAAGTATCGCATCCCTTTCTACATGTCCACCGACTGTGAAAACCTGCTGAAGAAACTGCTGGTGCTCAACCCCGTCAAGAGAGGCAGTTTAGAG CAAATCATGAAAGACCACTGGATGAACGTGGGCcacgaggaagaggagctgaAGCCCTACACGGAGCCCGAGACCGACTTCAACGACGGAGCAAGGATAG AGCTGATGATAACCATGGGCTTCCCTAAAGATGAGATCACAGAGTCTCTGCTGGGCCAGAAgtatgatgatgtcatggccaCCTACCTTCTGCTTGGCCGGAAAGCTCCAGAG TTCGAGGGCAGCGAGCCCCTGGCCGCCGGCGTGCTTGGTCAGCGCCAGCGGCCCAACAGCGACATCAACAACAGCTCCAGCGTCTCGCCCGCCCACCCCAAGGTCACGCGCAGCATCTCGGCCAATCAGAAGCAGCGGCGCTACAGCGATCATG TGGGTCCGTCCGTGCCCCCGGCGGCGGCCTACTCGAAGCGCGGCCAGGCGCTGAGCGTGGAGAGCGACCACCGGGAGGAGTGGGACGGGGCGCGCCGGCTGGAGCTCAACACCTCCAAGGGTGACGTCCCCGCCTCACCACTAGGGGtgcaggagaggaagaagaccaCCAGCGCCGTCGGG ACAAATGGCTCGATGACGAGGAGGAacacgtatgtgtgtgagagatccTCCACTGACCGCTACTCTGCCGCCATCCCCAATGGCAAGGACAGCAG tCTGACGGAGGTTTCTGGAAGCACCCCATCGACCGCTCCCAGTTCCACGCGTCCCCGCCACACCAAGTCCATGTCTGCGTCGGGGCACCCCTCCAAGAGCACCCTGCCCCCCATAGAGGACAACACCGAGCTCAAGGCCAG CTCCTCACCGCGGGGCCCCTCCAGCTCCCCGTCGGCCCACAGCATCAGCACCCCGGAGAAGAACCGCTTCCCGCGCGGCACCACCAGCCGCAGCACCTTCCACGGGGCCCAGCTCCGGGACCGCCGCAGCGCCACCTACAACGGGCCCCCGGCCTCGCCCACCCTCTCCCACGACACGGGGGCCCTCGCCCAGCAGCGCAGGGGCACCTCCACCGGCATCATCGGCAAGATCACCTCCAAGTTCGTGCGCAG GGTGCCTAGTGAGGGAGAGGCGAGTGCCAGGAGTGAAACACCGAG aaGTGCGTCGGGGGACAGTAAGGACGAGGCGGGCCGGGACTCCAAGCCGCGCTCGCTGCGCTTCACCTGGAGTATGAAGACCACGTCCTCCATGGAGCCCGCCGACATGATGCGGGAGATCCGCAAGGTGCTGGACGCCAACAGCTGCGACTACGAGCAGCGCGAGCGCTTCCTGCTGTTCTGCGTGCACGGCGACGCGCGCCAGGACAACCTGGTGCAGTGGGAGATGGAGGTGTGCAAGCTGCCCCGCCTCTCGCTCAACGGCGTGCGCTTCAAGCGGATATCGGGCACGTCCATCGCCTTCAAGAACATCGCCTGCAAAATCGCCAACGAGCTCAAACTGTGA
- the mark1 gene encoding serine/threonine-protein kinase MARK1 isoform X5 translates to MSTRTPLPTVNERDTENHSSDGFVEPPVPPTKSASRHSLPRCRNSLTSTEEHPHIGNYRLLKTIGKGNFAKVKLARHVLTGREVAVKIIDKTQLNPTSLQKLFREVRIMKILNHPNIVKLFEVIETEKTLYLVMEYASGGEVFDYLVAHGRMKEKEARAKFRQIVSAVQYCHQRRIVHRDLKAENLLLDADMNIKIADFGFSNEFTLGSKLDTFCGSPPYAAPELFQGKKYDGPEVDVWSLGVILYTLVSGSLPFDGQNLKELRERVLRGKYRIPFYMSTDCENLLKKLLVLNPVKRGSLEQIMKDHWMNVGHEEEELKPYTEPETDFNDGARIELMITMGFPKDEITESLLGQKYDDVMATYLLLGRKAPEFEGSEPLAAGVLGQRQRPNSDINNSSSVSPAHPKVTRSISANQKQRRYSDHGGDEEGGGGGGGGGVGGGDVVAKPMGPSVPPAAAYSKRGQALSVESDHREEWDGARRLELNTSKGDVPASPLGVQERKKTTSAVGTNGSMTRRNTYVCERSSTDRYSAAIPNGKDSSLTEVSGSTPSTAPSSTRPRHTKSMSASGHPSKSTLPPIEDNTELKASSSPRGPSSSPSAHSISTPEKNRFPRGTTSRSTFHGAQLRDRRSATYNGPPASPTLSHDTGALAQQRRGTSTGIIGKITSKFVRRVPSEGEASARSETPRSASGDSKDEAGRDSKPRSLRFTWSMKTTSSMEPADMMREIRKVLDANSCDYEQRERFLLFCVHGDARQDNLVQWEMEVCKLPRLSLNGVRFKRISGTSIAFKNIACKIANELKL, encoded by the exons ATGTCGACTAGAACGCCATTGCCGACTGTGAATGAACGTGATACTGAGAAT CACTCGTCGGACGGCTTCGTGGAGCCCCCCGTCCCGCCCACCAAGTCGGCCAGCCGCCACAGCCTGCCGCGATGCCGAAACTCCCTGACCTCCACCGAGGAGCACCCCCACATCGGCAACTACCGGCTCCTCAAGACCATCGGCAAGGGGAACTTCGCCAAGGTCAAGCTCGCGCGGCACGTCCTCACAGGCCGAGAG gtggctGTGAAGATCATAGACAAGACCCAGCTGAACCCCACTAGTCTACAGAAG CTGTTCAGGGAAGTCCGAATAATGAAGATACTGAATCATCCAAACATCG TGAAGTTGTTTGAAGTGATTGAGACGGAGAAGACTCTGTACTTGGTGATGGAGTACGCCAGCGGCG GAGAGGTATTTGACTACTTGGTGGCCCACGGACGGATGAAAGAGAAGGAAGCCAGGGCCAAGTTCCGACAG ATTGTGTCTGCAGTGCAGTACTGTCACCAGAGGAGGATCGTGCACAGGGATCTGAAG gcaGAGAACCTGCTTCTCGACGCCGACATGAACATCAAGATCGCGGACTTCGGCTTCAGCAACGAGTTCACGCTGGGAAGCAAGCTGGACACCTTCTGCGGCTCCCCCCCCTACGCCGCCCCGGAGCTCTTCCAGGGGAAGAAGTACGACGGGCCCGAGGTGGACGTCTGGAGCCTGGGGGTCATCCTGTACACGCTGGTCAGCGGCTCGCTGCCCTTCGACGGGCAGAACCTCAAG gaGCTGAGGGAAAGGGTCCTGAGGGGGAAGTATCGCATCCCTTTCTACATGTCCACCGACTGTGAAAACCTGCTGAAGAAACTGCTGGTGCTCAACCCCGTCAAGAGAGGCAGTTTAGAG CAAATCATGAAAGACCACTGGATGAACGTGGGCcacgaggaagaggagctgaAGCCCTACACGGAGCCCGAGACCGACTTCAACGACGGAGCAAGGATAG AGCTGATGATAACCATGGGCTTCCCTAAAGATGAGATCACAGAGTCTCTGCTGGGCCAGAAgtatgatgatgtcatggccaCCTACCTTCTGCTTGGCCGGAAAGCTCCAGAG TTCGAGGGCAGCGAGCCCCTGGCCGCCGGCGTGCTTGGTCAGCGCCAGCGGCCCAACAGCGACATCAACAACAGCTCCAGCGTCTCGCCCGCCCACCCCAAGGTCACGCGCAGCATCTCGGCCAATCAGAAGCAGCGGCGCTACAGCGATCATGGTGGGGAtgaggaaggtggaggtggtggtggtggaggtggtgttggtggtggggatgtCGTAGCCAAGCCAA TGGGTCCGTCCGTGCCCCCGGCGGCGGCCTACTCGAAGCGCGGCCAGGCGCTGAGCGTGGAGAGCGACCACCGGGAGGAGTGGGACGGGGCGCGCCGGCTGGAGCTCAACACCTCCAAGGGTGACGTCCCCGCCTCACCACTAGGGGtgcaggagaggaagaagaccaCCAGCGCCGTCGGG ACAAATGGCTCGATGACGAGGAGGAacacgtatgtgtgtgagagatccTCCACTGACCGCTACTCTGCCGCCATCCCCAATGGCAAGGACAGCAG tCTGACGGAGGTTTCTGGAAGCACCCCATCGACCGCTCCCAGTTCCACGCGTCCCCGCCACACCAAGTCCATGTCTGCGTCGGGGCACCCCTCCAAGAGCACCCTGCCCCCCATAGAGGACAACACCGAGCTCAAGGCCAG CTCCTCACCGCGGGGCCCCTCCAGCTCCCCGTCGGCCCACAGCATCAGCACCCCGGAGAAGAACCGCTTCCCGCGCGGCACCACCAGCCGCAGCACCTTCCACGGGGCCCAGCTCCGGGACCGCCGCAGCGCCACCTACAACGGGCCCCCGGCCTCGCCCACCCTCTCCCACGACACGGGGGCCCTCGCCCAGCAGCGCAGGGGCACCTCCACCGGCATCATCGGCAAGATCACCTCCAAGTTCGTGCGCAG GGTGCCTAGTGAGGGAGAGGCGAGTGCCAGGAGTGAAACACCGAG aaGTGCGTCGGGGGACAGTAAGGACGAGGCGGGCCGGGACTCCAAGCCGCGCTCGCTGCGCTTCACCTGGAGTATGAAGACCACGTCCTCCATGGAGCCCGCCGACATGATGCGGGAGATCCGCAAGGTGCTGGACGCCAACAGCTGCGACTACGAGCAGCGCGAGCGCTTCCTGCTGTTCTGCGTGCACGGCGACGCGCGCCAGGACAACCTGGTGCAGTGGGAGATGGAGGTGTGCAAGCTGCCCCGCCTCTCGCTCAACGGCGTGCGCTTCAAGCGGATATCGGGCACGTCCATCGCCTTCAAGAACATCGCCTGCAAAATCGCCAACGAGCTCAAACTGTGA
- the mark1 gene encoding serine/threonine-protein kinase MARK1 isoform X4 yields the protein MSTRTPLPTVNERDTENHSSDGFVEPPVPPTKSASRHSLPRCRNSLTSTEEHPHIGNYRLLKTIGKGNFAKVKLARHVLTGREVAVKIIDKTQLNPTSLQKLFREVRIMKILNHPNIVKLFEVIETEKTLYLVMEYASGGEVFDYLVAHGRMKEKEARAKFRQIVSAVQYCHQRRIVHRDLKAENLLLDADMNIKIADFGFSNEFTLGSKLDTFCGSPPYAAPELFQGKKYDGPEVDVWSLGVILYTLVSGSLPFDGQNLKELRERVLRGKYRIPFYMSTDCENLLKKLLVLNPVKRGSLEHPVHSSLFNLKTSSTCIPPPPPPPQIMKDHWMNVGHEEEELKPYTEPETDFNDGARIELMITMGFPKDEITESLLGQKYDDVMATYLLLGRKAPEFEGSEPLAAGVLGQRQRPNSDINNSSSVSPAHPKVTRSISANQKQRRYSDHGGDEEGGGGGGGGGVGGGDVVAKPMGPSVPPAAAYSKRGQALSVESDHREEWDGARRLELNTSKGDVPASPLGVQERKKTTSAVGTNGSMTRRNTYVCERSSTDRYSAAIPNGKDSSLTEVSGSTPSTAPSSTRPRHTKSMSASGHPSKSTLPPIEDNTELKASSSPRGPSSSPSAHSISTPEKNRFPRGTTSRSTFHGAQLRDRRSATYNGPPASPTLSHDTGALAQQRRGTSTGIIGKITSKFVRSEGEASARSETPSASGDSKDEAGRDSKPRSLRFTWSMKTTSSMEPADMMREIRKVLDANSCDYEQRERFLLFCVHGDARQDNLVQWEMEVCKLPRLSLNGVRFKRISGTSIAFKNIACKIANELKL from the exons ATGTCGACTAGAACGCCATTGCCGACTGTGAATGAACGTGATACTGAGAAT CACTCGTCGGACGGCTTCGTGGAGCCCCCCGTCCCGCCCACCAAGTCGGCCAGCCGCCACAGCCTGCCGCGATGCCGAAACTCCCTGACCTCCACCGAGGAGCACCCCCACATCGGCAACTACCGGCTCCTCAAGACCATCGGCAAGGGGAACTTCGCCAAGGTCAAGCTCGCGCGGCACGTCCTCACAGGCCGAGAG gtggctGTGAAGATCATAGACAAGACCCAGCTGAACCCCACTAGTCTACAGAAG CTGTTCAGGGAAGTCCGAATAATGAAGATACTGAATCATCCAAACATCG TGAAGTTGTTTGAAGTGATTGAGACGGAGAAGACTCTGTACTTGGTGATGGAGTACGCCAGCGGCG GAGAGGTATTTGACTACTTGGTGGCCCACGGACGGATGAAAGAGAAGGAAGCCAGGGCCAAGTTCCGACAG ATTGTGTCTGCAGTGCAGTACTGTCACCAGAGGAGGATCGTGCACAGGGATCTGAAG gcaGAGAACCTGCTTCTCGACGCCGACATGAACATCAAGATCGCGGACTTCGGCTTCAGCAACGAGTTCACGCTGGGAAGCAAGCTGGACACCTTCTGCGGCTCCCCCCCCTACGCCGCCCCGGAGCTCTTCCAGGGGAAGAAGTACGACGGGCCCGAGGTGGACGTCTGGAGCCTGGGGGTCATCCTGTACACGCTGGTCAGCGGCTCGCTGCCCTTCGACGGGCAGAACCTCAAG gaGCTGAGGGAAAGGGTCCTGAGGGGGAAGTATCGCATCCCTTTCTACATGTCCACCGACTGTGAAAACCTGCTGAAGAAACTGCTGGTGCTCAACCCCGTCAAGAGAGGCAGTTTAGAG CATCCAGTCCACTCTTCTCTGTTTAACCTCAAAACATCCAGTACATgtatacctccaccaccaccaccaccg CAAATCATGAAAGACCACTGGATGAACGTGGGCcacgaggaagaggagctgaAGCCCTACACGGAGCCCGAGACCGACTTCAACGACGGAGCAAGGATAG AGCTGATGATAACCATGGGCTTCCCTAAAGATGAGATCACAGAGTCTCTGCTGGGCCAGAAgtatgatgatgtcatggccaCCTACCTTCTGCTTGGCCGGAAAGCTCCAGAG TTCGAGGGCAGCGAGCCCCTGGCCGCCGGCGTGCTTGGTCAGCGCCAGCGGCCCAACAGCGACATCAACAACAGCTCCAGCGTCTCGCCCGCCCACCCCAAGGTCACGCGCAGCATCTCGGCCAATCAGAAGCAGCGGCGCTACAGCGATCATGGTGGGGAtgaggaaggtggaggtggtggtggtggaggtggtgttggtggtggggatgtCGTAGCCAAGCCAA TGGGTCCGTCCGTGCCCCCGGCGGCGGCCTACTCGAAGCGCGGCCAGGCGCTGAGCGTGGAGAGCGACCACCGGGAGGAGTGGGACGGGGCGCGCCGGCTGGAGCTCAACACCTCCAAGGGTGACGTCCCCGCCTCACCACTAGGGGtgcaggagaggaagaagaccaCCAGCGCCGTCGGG ACAAATGGCTCGATGACGAGGAGGAacacgtatgtgtgtgagagatccTCCACTGACCGCTACTCTGCCGCCATCCCCAATGGCAAGGACAGCAG tCTGACGGAGGTTTCTGGAAGCACCCCATCGACCGCTCCCAGTTCCACGCGTCCCCGCCACACCAAGTCCATGTCTGCGTCGGGGCACCCCTCCAAGAGCACCCTGCCCCCCATAGAGGACAACACCGAGCTCAAGGCCAG CTCCTCACCGCGGGGCCCCTCCAGCTCCCCGTCGGCCCACAGCATCAGCACCCCGGAGAAGAACCGCTTCCCGCGCGGCACCACCAGCCGCAGCACCTTCCACGGGGCCCAGCTCCGGGACCGCCGCAGCGCCACCTACAACGGGCCCCCGGCCTCGCCCACCCTCTCCCACGACACGGGGGCCCTCGCCCAGCAGCGCAGGGGCACCTCCACCGGCATCATCGGCAAGATCACCTCCAAGTTCGTGCGCAG TGAGGGAGAGGCGAGTGCCAGGAGTGAAACACCGAG TGCGTCGGGGGACAGTAAGGACGAGGCGGGCCGGGACTCCAAGCCGCGCTCGCTGCGCTTCACCTGGAGTATGAAGACCACGTCCTCCATGGAGCCCGCCGACATGATGCGGGAGATCCGCAAGGTGCTGGACGCCAACAGCTGCGACTACGAGCAGCGCGAGCGCTTCCTGCTGTTCTGCGTGCACGGCGACGCGCGCCAGGACAACCTGGTGCAGTGGGAGATGGAGGTGTGCAAGCTGCCCCGCCTCTCGCTCAACGGCGTGCGCTTCAAGCGGATATCGGGCACGTCCATCGCCTTCAAGAACATCGCCTGCAAAATCGCCAACGAGCTCAAACTGTGA